In Candidatus Methylomirabilota bacterium, the genomic window CGCGTTCAAGACGATCGTCGGCTTCCTGCGGCCGAAGAGCGGGCGCGTCGTCTTCAACGGCGAGGAGATCACCGGCATCCGGCCCGACCTCGTGCTCCGGCGCGGGCTCGCCTACGTCCCGCAGGGCCGGCTCGTCTTCCCGCAGATGACGGTGCTCGAGAATCTCGAGATGGGCGCCTACATCGTGGCGGACCGCGCAAAGGTCGCGGCCGCCCTCGAGGCCGTCTACGCGCTCTTCCCCGTGCTCTTCGAGCGCCGGCGCCAGAAGGCCGGGACGATGTCGGGCGGCGAGCAGCAGATGGTCGCGATCGGCCGGGCGCTGATGACGTCGCCGCGGCTCGTCCTCCTCGACGAGCCCTCGCTCGGGCTGGCGCCGAAGTTCGTCACGCTGATCTTCGACAAGCTCGTCGAGATGAAGCGCGCCGGCTACACGCTGATGCTGGTCGAGCAGAACGCGGCGCGCGCGCTCGCGATCGCCGACCGCGCCTACGCGCT contains:
- a CDS encoding ABC transporter ATP-binding protein — encoded protein: MSAPLLTAYGITAGYGKLDILHDVSLGVNAGELVSVIGPNGAGKSTAFKTIVGFLRPKSGRVVFNGEEITGIRPDLVLRRGLAYVPQGRLVFPQMTVLENLEMGAYIVADRAKVAAALEAVYALFPVLFERRRQKAGTMSGGEQQMVAIGRALMTSPRLVLLDEPSLGLAPKFVTLIFDKLVEMKRAGYTLMLVEQNAARALAIADRAYALELGRNRFEGAGTALLADPEVKRLYLGG